The Sphingomonas donggukensis genomic interval CGTGCAGGGCGCGTCGAAGGGCGAGAAGGAAGCGATCGCGATCATCCGCGCCGTCGTGGCGCTCGCCCAGTCGCTCGGCATGGCGACGACCGCCGAAGGGGTCGAGACCGAGGACGAGCATGCGATGATCCAGGGGCTCGGCTGTACCAAGGTCCAGGGCTATTATTTCGGGCGCCCCCTGCCCGTCGGCGAAGCCCGCTCGCTGGCGATAGACCCACGCGCCTCCGCCCGCGCGGCATAGTCGCTCGATGCTTGCGAACCGCGAACGAGCGGGGTAGAGGCGCGAGGGCACAGGGGTGTAGCTCAGTTGGTTAGAGCGTCGGTCTCCAAAACCGAAGGCCCTCGGTTCGAGTCCGAGCTCCCCTGCCATTCCGAACAGCAGTGAGGACGGCCGGCGCGGCCTTAGCCGCGTCCGACGTCATGGGATTTACTCCCATGACGGCTTCCCATTCCAGCAACGCCCCCACCCCCGCTTGCGCCATCCGCCGTCCCCGGCTACAGCCCTCCCCAATCCGAAATCGGAAGTTTTCATCGTCGGGGCCTCGCAAGGCACCGACGGCGGACCTATGTCCGGAAAGCACTCTTCCGATCCCCGGACCCGAACGACGAAGGATCACTATCCGTGGCGAAGCCCAGCCCGCTCGAATTCCTGAACCAGGTGAAGGCCGAGACGCAGAAGGTCGTCTGGCCGACGCGCAAGGAAACCGTGATGACCGGCGTGATGGTCGTCATCATGACGACGTTGCTGGCGCTGTTCTTCTTCGGAGTCGACACCGTGTTCGACGCGATCGTCAAGGGGCTGCTGTCGCTCGCCGAATAGGCGCCTCCGCCGCCTCAACACGCATTATCAAAGGGTTAGACATGTCGCGCTGGTACATCATCCACGCCTATTCGGGTTTCGAGAACAAGGTCCGCGACCAGATCCTGGCGGATGCCACCCGCATGGGCCTGGACGCGCTGGTCGAGGCGGTCGAGGTGCCGACCGAGCAGGTGACCGAGGTCCGCCGCGGCAAGAAGGTCCAGTCCGAGCGCAAGTTCTTCCCCGGCTATGTGCTGGCGAAGCTCAACATGAACGACGACGTCTATCACCTGGTGAAGAACACGCCGAAGGTGACCGGCTTCCTCGGCAGCATGGGCAAGCCGCAGGCGATCAGCGAGGCCGAGGCCGCGCGCATCCTGAACACCAAGGAAGAAGCCGCCGCCGCGCCCAAGCAGAAGATCAAGGTCGATTTCGAGATCGGCGATTCGGTCAAGGTGCTGGACGGCCCGTTCGCGACCTTCAACGGCATCGTCGAGGAACTCGATTTCGACAAGGCGAAGGTCAAGGTGTCGGTCAGCATCTTCGGCCGCGCCACCCCGGTCGAACTGGACTTCGAGCAAGTCGAGCGCAGCAAGTAAGGCGAGAGCCGAACGCAGCGACCGCACGCGGAATAGCCACGCTATTCCGCGAGACAACGCGCGAGACCGGCCGGCATGTCGGCGCAGCCAGGCCCGTCCGACGTGAAGACGCGGGATTCACTCCCGAGTCGCGCTGCTGCGATATAATACTCTAGTCTCAGCCAGCGTTCAGTGGTCCGCGCAGCGCTGCCAATTATGACGCAGCACTTGGACCGTCCGATATTGGTGGGAAGCGGTCATTCGCCGCCGACGATGTCATCGCCGCCCTGTTCTGGACCCGCGCCGCGATTGCGACGATCAAACGCTATGTGAAGCACGGTCCCGAGTGCGAAAACGCCAAATGCGAGAAGAGCGTCTTGGCTCTTGGATGCACTGGTGCACGCGCAATAGACGATGAATAACCACGCGGGGTAGATGCCCAGCACCGTGATCAGCTTGAGCCAAGCGGGCAACGGCCGCCACCAGCTTCGGTAGCTCTTAAAACGATCCATCCAGCGCGCTATGCGCCTCGCTCGAAATGTCCGCAATTGGGTGGGACGCGGACACTCGCGCGATCGCAAAATCCGGGTCCGCTAGGGTCAAAAGCGGACCCGTGTCGGACAGATCAGGCAGGAAAATGAATTCCGCATAGTTTGTTGCCGTCTGGGTCGCGAAAATAGGCAAGTTCGACTGTCCCCAGCGATGCCGTATTACGCGGGCCGGGCGGGGCTTCGATCGAGGTGCCGCCGTTGGCGACCGCGGTATCATGAAGCTGCTTCACTTGTTCAGGCGAGTTGCACGAAAAGGCGACGGTGCTGCCGTTGGCTACGCTTGCCGGTTCGTCGTTAATCGGCTGGCTGACGATGAAGTTGGTTCCGTTGCCATTATTATAGATCAGCCGTGTATGGCCGCTGTCGGCGATGTTCCGCGCCCCTTCGCCTGCCCCCAAAGTGGCGAGCACCGTGTCGTAGAAGCGCTTCGACCGTTCAATGTCGTTCGATCCGACCATGGTGTGAAAAAGCATGCGGGCTCTCCTTGAGGCTGATCGACTTCCGATCGCCACTAGCCTTCTCCCCTAACCGGCCCATAGGACGCGGTCATCCCCGGGTCGTCGAAATGTCCGCAATTGGGCATTAGCGGTCATACCAAAGCTGACCGCTCATCCCCCTCACCGCCGCACACTCATCGAATACGGGCGATCCCCCGCCCCGCTCGCCCAGGCCCGGTTCGGCTGAGCCTGCATCGCGAACCGCAGCTCGCCGCCGCCCATGATCTGATCGTGGCGCAGATAGGCATTCGTCACGGGCGCGCCGTTCAGCGTGACCGAACCGACATAGGGATGACCGCCATCCAAGCCGTCCGCGACGATCACCAGCCGCTTGCCATTGGGCAGGGTCAGGGTCGCGCGGTCGACGAAGGGGCGGCCGATGACATATTCCAGGCTGCCGGGCGTCACCGGGTAGAAGCCGAGCGCGGTGAAGACGAGCCACGCCGACATCTGCCCCAGGTCGTCGTTGCCCGACAGGCCGTCGGGCGTCGCGCGATACTGGCTGTCGACGATCTGCTTCAGCCGCGCCTGCGTGCGCCACGGCGCGCCGGCGTGGCTGTAGAGATAGGCGACGTGGTGGCTGGGTTCGTTGCCGTGGATATACTGGCCGATCAACCCGGCGATGTCCTCGGCATGGCTGTAGTCGAGCTTCGAGGTGTCGAAATCGAACATCGCGTCGAGCTTCGCGACCGTAGCGGCGTCGCCGCCCAGCGCCGTGGTCAGCGCCGCCTGATCCTGCGGCACGAACCAGCTGTATTGCCAGGCATTGCCCTCGGTATAATCGGACCCGTAGTTGATCGCGGTCGGATCGAAGGGGGTGCGGAAGCTGCCGTCCGCCTTGCGCGCGCGGACGAACCCGGTCTTCGGGTCGAAGCTGTTGCGCCAGTTGCCCGCCCGCTTCTCGAACGTCGCGGCGACGTCCCGCCGCCCCATCGCGCGGGCCATGCGCGCGATCATCCAGTCGTCATAGGCGTATTCGACGGTCTTCGACGCGGCTTCCGGCTCGCGGTCGATCGGCACATAGCCGAGCTTCATATAGTCGCCGAGCCCGCCATAGGGAGCGTAGGTCGCGCTTGCGACCATCGCGTCGAGCGCGGCGTCGGCGTCGAAGCCGCGGATGCCCTTCAGATAGGCGTCGGCGATCACCGGAACCGCGTGATAGCCGATCATGGTCCACGTCTCGCGCCCCTGGAACTGCCACACCGGCAGGATGCCGTCGGGGCTGTCGGCGCGGCTGGCGATCAGCGAGCGGACGATGTCGCTCGACGTGCTCGCCGGCTGGACGAGGGTGAGCAGCGGATGCTCGGCGCGGAACGTGTCCCACAGCGAAAAGGTCGAGCGGAAAGTGTAGCCCCGGGCGACATGCACCTGGTTGTCGGCGCCGCGGTAGCGCCCGTCGGCGTCGCCCGCGACCGACGGCGCGAGCAGGCTGTGGTAGAGCGCCGTCGCGACCGACGTGCGCATCGGCGCCGGGGCCTCGATCTTCAGCACGTCGAGCGCGCGGCGCCACGCGGCGGTCGTCTTTGCCAGCACCGCGTCGAAGTCGCCCGGCTCGCTCGCCAGATTGGCGACCGCGCCGGCCTCGTCGACCGAGGAGATTGCGGTCCGGACCTCGAGCGGCCGGTCGAGCGTGCCGAAGTCGAAACGCGCGACCAGCGCGCGGCCCGCCCGCTCGGCCAGCGTGTCGCTGCCGCGGCCGGGGCCCTGGAAGCCCTTGTAGGTGACGTCCTTTTCGGTGGAGACGAAGGCGTGCCCCGTAAGCGGGGCCGAGAAGCGCATCGCGAAGCACAGCTTACGATTGGGCGCCCAGCCACGCGTGTCGCGGCACCCGGTGACGGTGCCGTCGGGACGCAGCCGCACCGAGGACCACAGGATCTTGCCCGGATAATTGTAGAGCGAACTGCGCAGGTCGAGTACGAGGTGCATCGGCTTCGTCCGGTCCGCTGCGGCATAGCGCGCGACGCCGATGCGCGTGCCCGCGGTCAGCTGCGCGGTGACGCCCGTGTCGCGCAGCCGCACCGAATAGTAGCCGGGGCGCGCGACCTCGCTCGCATGGTCGAACCGCGAGCGATACCCGGAACCGGGCTTCGCGGCGTCACCGGGCTCGAGCGGGACGGTGGCGCCGGTCACCGGCATCATCAGGAAGTCGCCGAGATCGGAATGCCCCGCGCCCGAGAAATGGGTCAGCGAGAAGCCCTGGATCGTCGGATCCTCGTACCGATACCCCGCGGCGTGCGCGTAACAGTCGCGGATGACGCAGCCCGTGTCGGTGTCCGGCGAGAATTGCACCATCCCGAACGGCGCGACGGCGCCGGGGAAGGTATGCCCCTGCCCACCGGTGCCTATCATCGGATCGACGTGATCGTAGGTGGACTGCGCCAGGGATGGCGACGCCGCGAGGAACGCCGTCAGGGTCAGCTGGGTGATGAAGCGAGGGATCATGCGGACAGCTAAGCACCGCCGCGCGTCAGTTGCCATCCCCCAGCCGCCGCCCGCCGAAGCGAGCGTGGTTCGGTTCGGGGGCGGTCGCGATGTCGGCGGAGCTGCGCTGCGCCTTCGACCCGCCGGTGACCTGCGCCAGATCGGGGAGGATCGGCCGATCCCCGCCCGCCGCCGCGCCGCCCTTCGCCTTGCGCTGGGCTTCGGCGACCAGGAACGCTTCGCGGTCGCGCGTCCTACGGTGTTCGGCCATCAGGGTCAGGCGTTCGTCGCGGGCGGCAGCGCTTTCGCCGCGCTGGCGGCGCAGCGGCTCTGGCGCACCGCCGAGGCGGGCTTCCTTCTGTTGGAGGTACAGGAGTTGCAGCGCCTGGTTCGCGGTCATCGGGGGGATCGGTGGAGGAGCGTTGTGCCGCCACGCGTCATCGGCATGCGCGTCGGGCAGGCCGGCGGCGAGGAGCGCCATCTCGACCTGCTCATAGCCCGCCGCCAGAGCGAGGCGCATCTCGCGGGCGAAGGCGAGGCTGGTCTTGCGCCGGTGGTAGAAGGCGGCGTGGCTGAATCCCGCCGCTGCCGCCGAGAGGCGGATGTTGGCGGTGGCGCTGAGCGCAGCGAGGAACGCCTGTTCGGCGGCGCGGGTAAGGCGTCCCGGCTGGGCGGGGCGCAGCTGGCGCCGACCGGCGGTGGTGCGAACGACGCGGGGCTCCGCGGCGGTCGGGCAGCCGGCGTCGTGCAGCGCGGCGTGGGCGACGGCGAGTGCGGCGTCCCACTTGGCGGCGAAACCGGGGTCGCGAGCGCGTCGCTTGGTATAGGTCGAGCGGTGGACGCCGAGACTGCGGGCCGCCTCGTGGACGTTGCCCGTCTGACGCAACGCGCGGAGGAAGGCGGCGTTCTGGAGCGCCTGCGCACGGGTGAAGGACCTGCTCATCAGGCGCGGACAGGTTGCAGGCCAAATCCTACAAATCAAGCCCTGGTTGCGTTGCGGCCCCACCTCTGCTAGGCGCGCCGCCTTCCACCGGGTCATCGCTGGAAACATGCGGGAGGGCGTTCGCGTCCGATCGGACCGCTAAACTTGAACCGGGCCGGACGCTTGAGCGCCCGCGCCCATCTACAGAGTGAGGTTGCCTCATGGCAAAGAAGATTACCGGCTATATCAAGCTGCAGGTGCCCGCCGGCGCTGCCAATCCGTCGCCGCCGATCGGCCCGGCGCTGGGTCAGCGCGGCGTCAACATCATGGAATTCTGCAAGGCGTTCAACGCGCAGACCGGCGACGTCGAGAAGGGCACGCCGCTGCCTACCGTCATCACCGTCTATGCCGACCGTTCGTTCTCGTTCGAGACGAAGACCGCGCCTGCGACCTACCTCATCAAGAAGGCCGCGAACCTGAAGTCGGGCTCGAAGGAGCCGGGCAAGATTTCGGCAGGCAAGATCGCGCGCTCGAAATTGAGCGAGATCGCCGAGATGAAGATGAAGGATCTGAACGCCAACGACATCGAGGCTGCGACCAAGATCATCGAAGGTTCCGCCCGCGCGATGGGCCTCGAAGTGGTGGAGGGCTGAGATCATGGCTTTCGTGAGCAAGAAGCAGAAGGCGCTGACCGTCGATCGTGAGCGCCTGCACGGCGTCGACGAGGCGATCGGCCTGGTGAAGTCCAACGCCACCGCCAAGTTCGACGAGACGATCGAGGTCGCGCTGAACCTGGGCGTCGATCCGCGTCACGCCGACCAGATGGTCCGCGGCGTCGTCACCCTGCCCAAGGGCACCGGCAAGACCGTCCGCGTCGGCGTGTTCGCCAAGGGCGCGAAGGCCGACGAGGCCCGTGAGGCCGGCGCCGACGTCGTGGGCGCGGAGGATCTGATGGAGATCGTCCAGGGCGGCACGATCGACTTCGACCGCTGCATCGCGACCCCGGACATGATGGGCGTCGTCGGTCGCCTGGGCAAGGTGCTGGGTCCGAAGGGCCTGATGCCGAACCCGAAGCTCGGCACCGTCACGATGAACGTCGCCGAAGCGGTGAAGGCAGCCAAGGGCGGCCAGATCGAATACCGCGTCGAAAAGGCCGGCATCATCCATTCGGGCATCGGCAAGGCGTCGTTCCCGGCGGAAGACCTGCGCGCGAACTTCGACGCGCTGGTCGACGCGGTGGTCAAGGCCAAGCCT includes:
- the rplK gene encoding 50S ribosomal protein L11, which produces MAKKITGYIKLQVPAGAANPSPPIGPALGQRGVNIMEFCKAFNAQTGDVEKGTPLPTVITVYADRSFSFETKTAPATYLIKKAANLKSGSKEPGKISAGKIARSKLSEIAEMKMKDLNANDIEAATKIIEGSARAMGLEVVEG
- a CDS encoding VOC family protein, which produces MLFHTMVGSNDIERSKRFYDTVLATLGAGEGARNIADSGHTRLIYNNGNGTNFIVSQPINDEPASVANGSTVAFSCNSPEQVKQLHDTAVANGGTSIEAPPGPRNTASLGTVELAYFRDPDGNKLCGIHFPA
- the nusG gene encoding transcription termination/antitermination protein NusG, whose protein sequence is MSRWYIIHAYSGFENKVRDQILADATRMGLDALVEAVEVPTEQVTEVRRGKKVQSERKFFPGYVLAKLNMNDDVYHLVKNTPKVTGFLGSMGKPQAISEAEAARILNTKEEAAAAPKQKIKVDFEIGDSVKVLDGPFATFNGIVEELDFDKAKVKVSVSIFGRATPVELDFEQVERSK
- the rplA gene encoding 50S ribosomal protein L1, whose product is MAFVSKKQKALTVDRERLHGVDEAIGLVKSNATAKFDETIEVALNLGVDPRHADQMVRGVVTLPKGTGKTVRVGVFAKGAKADEAREAGADVVGAEDLMEIVQGGTIDFDRCIATPDMMGVVGRLGKVLGPKGLMPNPKLGTVTMNVAEAVKAAKGGQIEYRVEKAGIIHSGIGKASFPAEDLRANFDALVDAVVKAKPAGAKGKYVRKVAVSSSMGPSVKVDTADVAGA
- a CDS encoding GH92 family glycosyl hydrolase, which encodes MIPRFITQLTLTAFLAASPSLAQSTYDHVDPMIGTGGQGHTFPGAVAPFGMVQFSPDTDTGCVIRDCYAHAAGYRYEDPTIQGFSLTHFSGAGHSDLGDFLMMPVTGATVPLEPGDAAKPGSGYRSRFDHASEVARPGYYSVRLRDTGVTAQLTAGTRIGVARYAAADRTKPMHLVLDLRSSLYNYPGKILWSSVRLRPDGTVTGCRDTRGWAPNRKLCFAMRFSAPLTGHAFVSTEKDVTYKGFQGPGRGSDTLAERAGRALVARFDFGTLDRPLEVRTAISSVDEAGAVANLASEPGDFDAVLAKTTAAWRRALDVLKIEAPAPMRTSVATALYHSLLAPSVAGDADGRYRGADNQVHVARGYTFRSTFSLWDTFRAEHPLLTLVQPASTSSDIVRSLIASRADSPDGILPVWQFQGRETWTMIGYHAVPVIADAYLKGIRGFDADAALDAMVASATYAPYGGLGDYMKLGYVPIDREPEAASKTVEYAYDDWMIARMARAMGRRDVAATFEKRAGNWRNSFDPKTGFVRARKADGSFRTPFDPTAINYGSDYTEGNAWQYSWFVPQDQAALTTALGGDAATVAKLDAMFDFDTSKLDYSHAEDIAGLIGQYIHGNEPSHHVAYLYSHAGAPWRTQARLKQIVDSQYRATPDGLSGNDDLGQMSAWLVFTALGFYPVTPGSLEYVIGRPFVDRATLTLPNGKRLVIVADGLDGGHPYVGSVTLNGAPVTNAYLRHDQIMGGGELRFAMQAQPNRAWASGAGDRPYSMSVRR
- the secE gene encoding preprotein translocase subunit SecE, which gives rise to MAKPSPLEFLNQVKAETQKVVWPTRKETVMTGVMVVIMTTLLALFFFGVDTVFDAIVKGLLSLAE